The stretch of DNA CTGCCGCCGCCGCGAACGGTGAAGTACTGGGCCTGTCCCTTGAACTCGCACCAGGTGCCTCCCTGGGCGGGGTCCAATGCGCCGGCAAGGAACGCAGCACGTGGAAGGTAGTAGACCGGTGGATGGCTGGTTTCAAGGACCCTCAGCGATTCCGTGGTCTCGGCAATCAGATCCCCGCCCAAATAGATCCTGATCAGTTCGGAGCTTGGTTCTACCCTTGGTGGGCGCGGATAGTCCCACACGGACTCCTGCCCGGGGCCGGGGACAGCCGGCACGATGCGTTGACTCATATGTCCAGTGTGAGTCCGGGGGCCCGGTTTAGCACCCGGGAACCCAAAACACGGTAAGAACGTTCGGCGTCGCGCATCTTCCCCGGCCACCGAAGCGGGAATACAGTGATGCTTGCCGGGCGTATCGCCGGCACCAGCTGTATAACGGACCACCGCGTGCTGTTTTCATTGCTGCCGGTGGCCCCTTCCACCGTTAGTACCTGTTAGTTCCTGGCCATCGAAGGGGATAGACCAACATGACTGATCTGAACGCCACCGAAAACGCACCTGCGGGCGAACGCACCATCCGGGATTGGGCGGACCTTGCCGAGGAGATGTGGTCATATCTCACCGGCAAGGGAGCCGCGATCAACTACCAGTTTATTGACATGACCGTGGAGGTTCCACGGGATATCGGCCCCGACGCTCCACGCGCCACGTGGAAGCTCAACGGATCCCTGCGGGTGACCACCAGCGACCGGGATGCCGCCGGGTCGGACGCGAACCGCGGCTGACGTCATGCCGGAGAACCGCTTGGACATCGATCTGGACTTCACCTTCACGGACGAGTCCGGGGCGGTCACCACGGGACGGGCCCAGGCCGCCGGGACAGAGGTCACTGTATCGCTGGACGGCCTGGCCCCGTTGGCCGGTGGCGGCATGCCTTCGGTGGAGGCGATCAAGCCGCTGGCCGACTTCCTGGCCCGCAAGGGGTTGAGCGTCACCGTGGCCGGACCGGATGGAAATGTCGTCAGCCTGGGCGCAGTGGACAGTCCGGCCACGCAGCGGTTGGTGACCCGGTCGCCCCACATCAAGCTGGGCAAACTGGGGTCCCTGCTGCCGCTGGTCCGGCAGGGCAAGCGGCGGCCCCGGGGAGGCATGGCATTGCTTCCGCCCGTCACCCCCATGCCCCTGTTCCCCACCGTGCAGCGGAAAGTGGTGCGCCGCATCACCACCACCCATTACGCGCGGGGCGGAGGCCGTCCGCGGCTGATCTTCGTCCAGGACGCAGACAGCTGGACCGGCCAGGTTCCCCGGGAAGTGGCACTTACGGACGATGTGACGACCATCGGCAGCAGCCCGGAATCCGGCCTCGTGCTGGAAGGCCTTGAAGAACTGCACGCCGAGATCCGGCACGACGACCAGGACGAGTACGTCCTGGTGCCGCACGGCCCCGTCAGTGGGAGTGTAGCCAGGTCCGGAGCGTCAGTACTCCGGACCGGAGCGCGGATCCAGATGGGGCAATGGTGCCTGGCGTTCTTCCGGGAGGAATTCGCCGACCACGGCCGCCCCTTCGGTGGCCGCAGCGGCGGCGAATTCGCCTATGAACGCCCGCAGCTCGATCCTCGGACCGGCACCTTGGAGCGGGACAGCAACGAAGGGGTTACCTAGCGGAGTGCAGGCGACCGGTTACTCCCCGGCGTCCACGTCCTTGGCGTCCATGATCCGGTAGGCGTACCCCTGCTCGGCCAGGAACCGTTGCCGCTTGGCGG from Pseudarthrobacter chlorophenolicus A6 encodes:
- a CDS encoding DUF427 domain-containing protein, which produces MSQRIVPAVPGPGQESVWDYPRPPRVEPSSELIRIYLGGDLIAETTESLRVLETSHPPVYYLPRAAFLAGALDPAQGGTWCEFKGQAQYFTVRGGGRSAERAAWSYPQPLPGYAELAGRVAVYAGPMDRCEVDGEVARPQAGGFYGGWVTDRVVGPFKGEPGTLGW
- a CDS encoding FHA domain-containing protein, whose protein sequence is MDIDLDFTFTDESGAVTTGRAQAAGTEVTVSLDGLAPLAGGGMPSVEAIKPLADFLARKGLSVTVAGPDGNVVSLGAVDSPATQRLVTRSPHIKLGKLGSLLPLVRQGKRRPRGGMALLPPVTPMPLFPTVQRKVVRRITTTHYARGGGRPRLIFVQDADSWTGQVPREVALTDDVTTIGSSPESGLVLEGLEELHAEIRHDDQDEYVLVPHGPVSGSVARSGASVLRTGARIQMGQWCLAFFREEFADHGRPFGGRSGGEFAYERPQLDPRTGTLERDSNEGVT